The Henckelia pumila isolate YLH828 chromosome 2, ASM3356847v2, whole genome shotgun sequence genome includes a window with the following:
- the LOC140881125 gene encoding 3-hydroxyisobutyryl-CoA hydrolase-like protein 1, mitochondrial isoform X2: MRSHKVDLLLRSCFSPIYGYRLLSSLPGNPLIDDHADDIVLVEAKASSRKAILNRPSSLNALNISMVSRLHKLYKSWEDNPDIGFVASKGRGRAFCAGGDIVSLYNLISKGNLDECKEFFSKAYGFMYFLGTYLKPHVAILNGITMGGGAGISIPGMFQLATDRTIFATPETLIGFHPDAGASFYLSHLPGYLGEYLGLTGEKLSGAELASCGLATHYSLFTKLPLIEEQLGNLVTDCPSVLESSLENHRDPIHLDQTSVIHRIETVNRCFGHDTVEEIIESLKNEVVKTNDAWCVSTLNKLKEAAPLSLKVALKSIREGRFQTLDQCLVREYRMSLQAITGQISHDFSEGVRAKLIDKDFAPKWDPPSLEHVSEDMVDQYLSPISALEPDLELPTKQREAFL; this comes from the exons ATGCGAAGCCATAAAGTTGATTTGCTCCTGAGGAGTTGTTTCTCGCCCATTTATGGATACAGACTCCTTAGTTCACTTCCCGGCAACCCCCTTATCGATGATCACGCCGATGATATA GTGCTTGTTGAAGCCAAAGCTAGTTCAAGAAAGGCAATTCTCAATAGACCCTCTTCGCTCAATGCTCTCAATATCTCTATG GTATCCAGGCTTCATAAGCTTTACAAAAGTTGGGAAGACAACCCTGACATTGGGTTTGTTGCATCAAAG ggCAGAGGCAGGGCATTTTGTGCTGGTGGTGATATTGTTTCActctataatttgataagtaaag GGAATCTAGACGAGTGCAAAGAATTCTTCTCGAAGGCATATGGTTTTATGTACTTTCTTGGTACTTATTTGAAGCCACAT GTTGCTATTTTAAATGGAATTACTATGGGTGGTGGAGCTGGAATTTCGATTCCTGGCATGTTCCAACTTGCGACCGATAGAACT ATTTTTGCCACTCCTGAAACACTAATTGGTTTCCATCCTGATGCTGGAGCATCCTTTTACCTCTCCCATTTGCCTGGCTATTTGG GAGAGTACTTGGGTCTGACTGGAGAGAAACTTAGCGGAGCGGAATTGGCATCCTGCGGGCTTGCTACTCACTATTCACTTTTTACA AAACTTCCTTTAATTGAAGAACAACTTGGAAACTTGGTAACGGATTGTCCCTCTGTCCTTGAAAGTTCTTTAGAAAATCACAGGGATCCCATTCATCTAGATCAAACAAGTGTAATCCATAG gattgaaactGTCAACAGATGTTTCGGCCACGACACAGTCGAAGAAATAATTGAATCATTG AAAAACGAGGTTGTCAAAACAAATGATGCATGGTGTGTTTCAACTTTGAATAAACTTAAAGAAGCCGCGCCCTTGAGCTTGAAAGTTGCGTTGAAATCC ATACGTGAAGGTCGATTTCAAACTCTCGACCAGTGTCTTGTTCGTGAGTATAGAATGTCCTTACAAGCAATCACGGGGCAGATAAGCCATGACTTCAGCGAG GGTGTTCGGGCAAAGCTAATCGACAAAGATTTTGCCCCGAAG TGGGATCCTCCAAGCTTGGAGCATGTATCAGAAGACATGGTTGACCAATACTTGTCTCCAATTTCTGCACTTGAGCCTGATCTTGAGCTACCCACCAAGCAAAGAGAAGCATTTTTATGA
- the LOC140881125 gene encoding 3-hydroxyisobutyryl-CoA hydrolase-like protein 1, mitochondrial isoform X1, with amino-acid sequence MRSHKVDLLLRSCFSPIYGYRLLSSLPGNPLIDDHADDIFAFRCLLKPKLVQERQFSIDPLRSMLSISLWYPGFISFTKVGKTTLTLGLLHQRGRAFCAGGDIVSLYNLISKGNLDECKEFFSKAYGFMYFLGTYLKPHVAILNGITMGGGAGISIPGMFQLATDRTIFATPETLIGFHPDAGASFYLSHLPGYLGEYLGLTGEKLSGAELASCGLATHYSLFTKLPLIEEQLGNLVTDCPSVLESSLENHRDPIHLDQTSVIHRIETVNRCFGHDTVEEIIESLKNEVVKTNDAWCVSTLNKLKEAAPLSLKVALKSIREGRFQTLDQCLVREYRMSLQAITGQISHDFSEGVRAKLIDKDFAPKWDPPSLEHVSEDMVDQYLSPISALEPDLELPTKQREAFL; translated from the exons ATGCGAAGCCATAAAGTTGATTTGCTCCTGAGGAGTTGTTTCTCGCCCATTTATGGATACAGACTCCTTAGTTCACTTCCCGGCAACCCCCTTATCGATGATCACGCCGATGATATA TTTGCTTTCAGGTGCTTGTTGAAGCCAAAGCTAGTTCAAGAAAGGCAATTCTCAATAGACCCTCTTCGCTCAATGCTCTCAATATCTCTATG GTATCCAGGCTTCATAAGCTTTACAAAAGTTGGGAAGACAACCCTGACATTGGGTTTGTTGCATCAAAG AGGCAGGGCATTTTGTGCTGGTGGTGATATTGTTTCActctataatttgataagtaaag GGAATCTAGACGAGTGCAAAGAATTCTTCTCGAAGGCATATGGTTTTATGTACTTTCTTGGTACTTATTTGAAGCCACAT GTTGCTATTTTAAATGGAATTACTATGGGTGGTGGAGCTGGAATTTCGATTCCTGGCATGTTCCAACTTGCGACCGATAGAACT ATTTTTGCCACTCCTGAAACACTAATTGGTTTCCATCCTGATGCTGGAGCATCCTTTTACCTCTCCCATTTGCCTGGCTATTTGG GAGAGTACTTGGGTCTGACTGGAGAGAAACTTAGCGGAGCGGAATTGGCATCCTGCGGGCTTGCTACTCACTATTCACTTTTTACA AAACTTCCTTTAATTGAAGAACAACTTGGAAACTTGGTAACGGATTGTCCCTCTGTCCTTGAAAGTTCTTTAGAAAATCACAGGGATCCCATTCATCTAGATCAAACAAGTGTAATCCATAG gattgaaactGTCAACAGATGTTTCGGCCACGACACAGTCGAAGAAATAATTGAATCATTG AAAAACGAGGTTGTCAAAACAAATGATGCATGGTGTGTTTCAACTTTGAATAAACTTAAAGAAGCCGCGCCCTTGAGCTTGAAAGTTGCGTTGAAATCC ATACGTGAAGGTCGATTTCAAACTCTCGACCAGTGTCTTGTTCGTGAGTATAGAATGTCCTTACAAGCAATCACGGGGCAGATAAGCCATGACTTCAGCGAG GGTGTTCGGGCAAAGCTAATCGACAAAGATTTTGCCCCGAAG TGGGATCCTCCAAGCTTGGAGCATGTATCAGAAGACATGGTTGACCAATACTTGTCTCCAATTTCTGCACTTGAGCCTGATCTTGAGCTACCCACCAAGCAAAGAGAAGCATTTTTATGA
- the LOC140881125 gene encoding 3-hydroxyisobutyryl-CoA hydrolase-like protein 1, mitochondrial isoform X4 has product MLSISLWYPGFISFTKVGKTTLTLGLLHQRGRAFCAGGDIVSLYNLISKGNLDECKEFFSKAYGFMYFLGTYLKPHVAILNGITMGGGAGISIPGMFQLATDRTIFATPETLIGFHPDAGASFYLSHLPGYLGEYLGLTGEKLSGAELASCGLATHYSLFTKLPLIEEQLGNLVTDCPSVLESSLENHRDPIHLDQTSVIHRIETVNRCFGHDTVEEIIESLKNEVVKTNDAWCVSTLNKLKEAAPLSLKVALKSIREGRFQTLDQCLVREYRMSLQAITGQISHDFSEGVRAKLIDKDFAPKWDPPSLEHVSEDMVDQYLSPISALEPDLELPTKQREAFL; this is encoded by the exons ATGCTCTCAATATCTCTATG GTATCCAGGCTTCATAAGCTTTACAAAAGTTGGGAAGACAACCCTGACATTGGGTTTGTTGCATCAAAG AGGCAGGGCATTTTGTGCTGGTGGTGATATTGTTTCActctataatttgataagtaaag GGAATCTAGACGAGTGCAAAGAATTCTTCTCGAAGGCATATGGTTTTATGTACTTTCTTGGTACTTATTTGAAGCCACAT GTTGCTATTTTAAATGGAATTACTATGGGTGGTGGAGCTGGAATTTCGATTCCTGGCATGTTCCAACTTGCGACCGATAGAACT ATTTTTGCCACTCCTGAAACACTAATTGGTTTCCATCCTGATGCTGGAGCATCCTTTTACCTCTCCCATTTGCCTGGCTATTTGG GAGAGTACTTGGGTCTGACTGGAGAGAAACTTAGCGGAGCGGAATTGGCATCCTGCGGGCTTGCTACTCACTATTCACTTTTTACA AAACTTCCTTTAATTGAAGAACAACTTGGAAACTTGGTAACGGATTGTCCCTCTGTCCTTGAAAGTTCTTTAGAAAATCACAGGGATCCCATTCATCTAGATCAAACAAGTGTAATCCATAG gattgaaactGTCAACAGATGTTTCGGCCACGACACAGTCGAAGAAATAATTGAATCATTG AAAAACGAGGTTGTCAAAACAAATGATGCATGGTGTGTTTCAACTTTGAATAAACTTAAAGAAGCCGCGCCCTTGAGCTTGAAAGTTGCGTTGAAATCC ATACGTGAAGGTCGATTTCAAACTCTCGACCAGTGTCTTGTTCGTGAGTATAGAATGTCCTTACAAGCAATCACGGGGCAGATAAGCCATGACTTCAGCGAG GGTGTTCGGGCAAAGCTAATCGACAAAGATTTTGCCCCGAAG TGGGATCCTCCAAGCTTGGAGCATGTATCAGAAGACATGGTTGACCAATACTTGTCTCCAATTTCTGCACTTGAGCCTGATCTTGAGCTACCCACCAAGCAAAGAGAAGCATTTTTATGA
- the LOC140881125 gene encoding 3-hydroxyisobutyryl-CoA hydrolase-like protein 1, mitochondrial isoform X3: MVFPVLALAVSRLHKLYKSWEDNPDIGFVASKGRGRAFCAGGDIVSLYNLISKGNLDECKEFFSKAYGFMYFLGTYLKPHVAILNGITMGGGAGISIPGMFQLATDRTIFATPETLIGFHPDAGASFYLSHLPGYLGEYLGLTGEKLSGAELASCGLATHYSLFTKLPLIEEQLGNLVTDCPSVLESSLENHRDPIHLDQTSVIHRIETVNRCFGHDTVEEIIESLKNEVVKTNDAWCVSTLNKLKEAAPLSLKVALKSIREGRFQTLDQCLVREYRMSLQAITGQISHDFSEGVRAKLIDKDFAPKWDPPSLEHVSEDMVDQYLSPISALEPDLELPTKQREAFL, translated from the exons ATGGTGTTTCCTGTGCTGGCGTTAGCG GTATCCAGGCTTCATAAGCTTTACAAAAGTTGGGAAGACAACCCTGACATTGGGTTTGTTGCATCAAAG ggCAGAGGCAGGGCATTTTGTGCTGGTGGTGATATTGTTTCActctataatttgataagtaaag GGAATCTAGACGAGTGCAAAGAATTCTTCTCGAAGGCATATGGTTTTATGTACTTTCTTGGTACTTATTTGAAGCCACAT GTTGCTATTTTAAATGGAATTACTATGGGTGGTGGAGCTGGAATTTCGATTCCTGGCATGTTCCAACTTGCGACCGATAGAACT ATTTTTGCCACTCCTGAAACACTAATTGGTTTCCATCCTGATGCTGGAGCATCCTTTTACCTCTCCCATTTGCCTGGCTATTTGG GAGAGTACTTGGGTCTGACTGGAGAGAAACTTAGCGGAGCGGAATTGGCATCCTGCGGGCTTGCTACTCACTATTCACTTTTTACA AAACTTCCTTTAATTGAAGAACAACTTGGAAACTTGGTAACGGATTGTCCCTCTGTCCTTGAAAGTTCTTTAGAAAATCACAGGGATCCCATTCATCTAGATCAAACAAGTGTAATCCATAG gattgaaactGTCAACAGATGTTTCGGCCACGACACAGTCGAAGAAATAATTGAATCATTG AAAAACGAGGTTGTCAAAACAAATGATGCATGGTGTGTTTCAACTTTGAATAAACTTAAAGAAGCCGCGCCCTTGAGCTTGAAAGTTGCGTTGAAATCC ATACGTGAAGGTCGATTTCAAACTCTCGACCAGTGTCTTGTTCGTGAGTATAGAATGTCCTTACAAGCAATCACGGGGCAGATAAGCCATGACTTCAGCGAG GGTGTTCGGGCAAAGCTAATCGACAAAGATTTTGCCCCGAAG TGGGATCCTCCAAGCTTGGAGCATGTATCAGAAGACATGGTTGACCAATACTTGTCTCCAATTTCTGCACTTGAGCCTGATCTTGAGCTACCCACCAAGCAAAGAGAAGCATTTTTATGA
- the LOC140878410 gene encoding uncharacterized protein produces the protein MGGSASDPENSNSLAPIMGETSDKGAVEAVVPSNGDCVLGPVPSQDEVRRAISDLQRFVNAHSASKSELDGVQQLLHRLDQTNMLQSPGYAKFRDAFRTMQVEPAFKNTVTSISCDKAVWEAIQRNKAVQDLPGSIFAAKKGRLLNCSEEEADIIFLILRWILNFTRSRVLELAERFGFLLAEMIQSSPKDKPTSELDHLLEEKVRSSLLLSIVIMLIVVITRS, from the exons ATGGGAGGTTCCGCGTCCGACCCCGAGAACTCGAATTCTTTGGCGCCGATCATGGGGGAAACCTCTGATAAAGGCGCAGTCGAAGCTGTTGTTCCAAGTAATGGCGATTGTGTTCTCGGGCCTGTCCCATCACAAGACGAAGTTCGAAGGGCGATCTCCGATCTCCAGAG GTTTGTGAACGCCCATTCTGCTTCTAAATCGGAGTTAGATGGGGTTCAGCAATTGCTGCATCGCCTCGATCAGACTAATATGCTGCAGTCTCCTGGATATGCGAAATTTCGTGATGCTTTCCGTACCATGCAAGTAGAGCCTGCTTTTAAG AACACGGTTACCTCCATTTCATGTGATAAAGCTGTTTGGGAGGCTATACAGAGAAACAAAGCGGTCCAAGATTTACCAGGCTCGATTTTTGCAG CCAAAAAAGGGCGACTTTTGAACTGCAGCGAAGAAGAAGCAGACATAATATTCCTTATCTTAAGGTGGATCCTGAACTTCACAAGGTCAAGGGTTTTGGAATTGGCTGAACGCTTTGGATTTCTGTTGGCGGAGATGATCCAGTCTTCTCCCAAGGATAAACCCACTTCAGAGCTCGACCATCTTTTGGAAGAGAAAGTTCGATCGTCATTGCTACTTTCCATCGTCATCATGCTGATTGTTGTCATCACCCGAAGCTAA